One segment of Triticum aestivum cultivar Chinese Spring chromosome 2A, IWGSC CS RefSeq v2.1, whole genome shotgun sequence DNA contains the following:
- the LOC123185308 gene encoding uncharacterized protein codes for MGKGRSCRYGSERLLYPVQASGHHVAGAADHLADLDEEDVWSVLAAPAPDSNRSTGSARQPEQDRRGRWTAGGLSLAFEATASTPAGRHNHHVASSAPVRVPEWPAARFPAGSGGEQHGYGVSCREEEGEWMAPHEYLQAQARSSGRGTAAPSVFEGVGRTLKGRDLSRVRDAVWSNTGFFG; via the coding sequence ATGGGGAAGGGCCGCAGCTGCAGGTACGGATCAGAGCGGCTGCTCTACCCCGTCCAGGCCAGCGGTCACCACGTCGCCGGCGCCGCCGATCACCTCGCCGACCTCGACGAGGAGGACGTCTGGTCGGTGCTCGCGGCGCCTGCGCCCGACTCCAACCGCTCCACCGGCAGCGCCAGGCAACCTGAGCAGGACCGTCGCGGGCGGTGGACCGCAGGGGGGCTGTCGCTGGCGTTCGAGGCAACGGCGTCCACGCCGGCCGGGCGCCACAATCATCACGTGGCGAGCTCGGCGCCTGTCAGGGTGCCCGAGTGGCCGGCGGCCAGGTTCCCGGCTGGGTCTGGCGGCGAACAGCACGGCTACGGCGTGAGCTGCCgtgaggaggagggggagtggATGGCGCCGCACGAGTACCTGCAGGCCCAGGCACGGAGCAGCGGGCGCGGCACGGCTGCGCCGTCGGTGTTCGAGGGCGTGGGGAGGACGCTGAAAGGGCGCGACCTCAGCCGGGTGCGCGACGCCGTCTGGAGCAACACCGGATTCTTCGGCTAA